Proteins co-encoded in one Gossypium arboreum isolate Shixiya-1 chromosome 11, ASM2569848v2, whole genome shotgun sequence genomic window:
- the LOC108471433 gene encoding LOW QUALITY PROTEIN: LRR receptor-like serine/threonine-protein kinase ER2 (The sequence of the model RefSeq protein was modified relative to this genomic sequence to represent the inferred CDS: deleted 1 base in 1 codon) produces MFFPPSFLLFSVNASVLAFQKRSKISAVDLAALSAIKDCLIDIPGSRFFSTWDFTAPDPCSSFTGVTCGFNDRVTILSLGTGLSDSPGLAGSLSPALSNLTQLTQLILFPGLVTSPIPPQLGQLTSFRVISLTNNRLTGPIPPSFSTLPFLHTLDLSSNRLTGSIPQGLMKLPSLKVMVLSWNELTGELPRTVSAQLLHLDLKKNKISGPLPRLPSTVRYLSVSENWMWGPLKALESLSKLVYLDVSMNQFSGPIPSSLFLNPSLTSLFLQRNNLSGGLPSSIKMDPTFQSYGGQGSIVDLSHNFITGDITPFLAGVETLFLNNNHFTGSVPEEYVKSVYDDTTKTLYLQHNYLSRFPLPQGSTLPNTVSLCLSYNCMVPPVEILACPASAGSQPSRPQLQCSVFTHRGSTN; encoded by the exons ATGTTTTTTCCTCCTTCTTTTCTGCTGTTTTCTGTCAATGCGTCTGTTCTAGCATTTCAGAAACGATCCAAAATCAGTGCCGTTGATCTGGCGGCGCTGTCAGCCATCAAAGACTGTCTGATAGACATTCCAGGCTCAAGATTCTTCTCCACTTGGGACTTCACCGCACCAGATCCTTGCTCCTCATTCACCGGCGTCACCTGCGGTTTCAACGACCGAGTCACCATTCTGTCGCTCGGCACTGGCCTTTCCGACTCGCCTGGCCTCGCTGGCTCCCTCTCCCCTGCTCTTTCCAACCTTACCCAGCTAACCCAACTCATCCTCTTCCCTGGTCTCGTCACCAGTCCCATCCCTCCCCAACTGGGTCAACTCACTAGTTTTCGAGTCATTTCCTTGACCAACAACCGTTTAACAGGACCCATACCACCCTCCTTTTCTACTCTCCCCTTCTTACACACTCTGGATCTGAGTTCAAACCGGCTCACCGGGTCCATCCCGCAAGGCCTCATGAAGCTTCCATCTTTAAAAGTTATGGTGTTGAGCTGGAACGAGTTAACAGGGGAGTTACCCAGAACAGTGTCGGCGCAGTTATTACACTTGGATTTGAAGAAGAACAAGATCAGCGGACCGTTGCCAAGGTTACCGTCAACTGTCCGTTACTTGTCAGTGTCGGAGAACTGGATGTGGGGCCCACTCAAGGCCCTGGAATCGCTATCCAAGTTAGTGTACCTGGACGTTAGCATGAACCAA TTTAGTGGGCCCATCCCTTCTTCACTCTTCTTAAACCCCTCCCTCACTTCACTGTTTTTGCAACGGAACAATTTATCGGGTGGCCTCCCATCATCAATCAAGATGGACCCCACCTTCCAATCCTACGGCGGCCAGGGATCCATCGTGGACTTAAGCCATAACTTCATCACGGGGGATATAACCCCCTTCTTGGCTGGGGTGGAGACTCTCTTCTTGAACAATAACCATTTCACTGGGTCTGTACCTGAGGAGTACGTGAAAAGCGTGTACGACGACACCACCAAAACTTTGTATTTGCAGCATAACTATCTATCCAGATTCCCATTACCTCAAGGTTCCACTCTGCCTAATACCGTCTCCTTGTGCTTGTCCTACAATTGCATGGTGCCGCCCGTTGAGATATTAGCCTGCCCGGCCAGTGCCGGAAGCCAGCCCTCCAGGCCGCAATTGCAATGTTCCGTATTCACCCATCGTGGCTCCACCAACTGA
- the LOC108470753 gene encoding 36.4 kDa proline-rich protein yields the protein MGNYSLPNLVVLLLNLGALLASFACPECPRPTPPPNCPPTFPPKHPPIVKPPFHPKPPKHPPRHPPKPPVVKPPHVPKPPVVNPPPPHYPKPPVISPPPKRPVYPSPPIVKPPAPKPPVYPSPPIVKPPLPKPPVYPSPPIAKPPVPKPPVYPSPPIVKPPTPTPPVYPSPPIVKPPTPTPTPPVYPSPPVVKPPPVETPCPPPPPLLYPPPPAQQTCPIDTLKLGACVDVLGGLVHIGIGSSAKDTCCPVLQGLLDLDAAICLCTTIKAKLLNINIIIPIGLQVLIDCGKTPPPGFQCPA from the coding sequence ATGGGGAACTATAGTTTACCCAATCTCGTTGTCCTGCTTCTGAACTTGGGAGCTTTGCTTGCTTCTTTTGCTTGTCCTGAATGTCCCCGTCCAACTCCTCCGCCCAACTGTCCTCCAACTTTCCCACCCAAACATCCTCCCATTGTGAAGCCCCCATTTCACCCCAAACCACCAAAACATCCGCCTCGTCATCCTCCCAAGCCTCCCGTCGTAAAGCCTCCTCATGTACCCAAACCTCCTGTCGTTAATCCCCCACCACCTCACTATCCTAAACCCCCAGTCATTTCACCACCACCAAAGCGTCCCGTCTACCCCAGTCCTCCTATTGTAAAGCCGCCAGCGCCAAAGCCTCCCGTCTACCCCAGTCCTCCCATTGTGAAGCCGCCACTTCCAAAGCCTCCTGTATACCCAAGTCCTCCCATTGCGAAGCCGCCAGTTCCAAAGCCTCCTGTATACCCAAGTCCTCCCATTGTGAAGCCGCCAACACCAACCCCTCCTGTATACCCAAGTCCTCCCATTGTGAAGCCGCCAACGCCAACGCCAACGCCTCCTGTATACCCAAGTCCTCCAGTTGTGAAGCCACCTCCAGTGGAGACCCCTTgtccaccaccaccacctctgCTATATCCACCACCCCCGGCACAGCAAACATGCCCGATTGACACTCTCAAGCTAGGCGCATGTGTTGATGTGTTAGGTGGCTTAGTGCACATTGGTATCGGCAGCAGCGCCAAGGATACATGTTGCCCAGTGCTTCAAGGGTTGCTAGACTTGGATGCTGCTATCTGTCTTTGTACCACAATCAAGGCCAAGCTTTTAAACATCAATATCATAATACCAATTGGCCTTCAGGTCCTCATCGACTGTGGCAAGACTCCACCTCCAGGATTCCAGTGTCCAGCATAA